In Shinella sp. XGS7, a single genomic region encodes these proteins:
- a CDS encoding aspartate/glutamate racemase family protein, whose translation MRLLGILGGMSWESSAYLYQLLNRGVAARLGGLHSARLLLHSVDFAEIERLQRAGDWAGAAALLGRAAAGLKAAGAEALLIATNTMHKVADPVQALGGLPLIHIVDATAAALRSAGLSRAGLLATRYTMEQDFYRERMARQGIELIVPGPAARDEVHRIIFEELCRGRILAASREFYSEQVLALAEAGAQAVILGCTEVGLLLDPDQAGPVPLFDSTRLQAEAALDWMLGPAAPQSTASTGDISPS comes from the coding sequence ATGCGCTTGCTGGGCATCCTGGGCGGCATGAGCTGGGAATCCAGCGCCTACCTCTACCAGCTGCTCAACCGCGGCGTGGCCGCGCGCCTGGGCGGCCTGCACAGCGCCCGCCTGCTGCTGCACAGCGTGGACTTCGCCGAGATCGAGCGCCTGCAGCGCGCGGGCGACTGGGCCGGCGCGGCCGCCCTGCTGGGCCGCGCCGCCGCTGGGCTCAAGGCGGCGGGGGCCGAGGCCCTGCTGATCGCCACCAACACCATGCACAAGGTGGCCGACCCGGTGCAAGCCCTGGGCGGCCTGCCCCTGATCCATATCGTGGACGCCACGGCCGCCGCCCTGCGCAGCGCGGGCCTGAGCCGCGCCGGCCTGCTGGCCACCCGCTACACCATGGAGCAGGACTTCTACCGCGAGCGCATGGCGCGCCAGGGCATCGAGCTCATCGTGCCCGGCCCCGCCGCCCGCGACGAGGTGCACCGCATCATCTTCGAAGAGCTGTGCCGCGGCCGCATCCTGGCCGCCTCGCGCGAGTTCTACAGCGAGCAGGTCCTCGCCCTGGCCGAGGCCGGCGCCCAGGCCGTGATCCTGGGCTGCACCGAGGTGGGCCTGCTGCTGGACCCGGATCAGGCCGGCCCTGTGCCGCTCTTCGACAGCACCCGCCTGCAGGCCGAGGCCGCCCTGGACTGGATGCTGGGCCCGGCTGCGCCACAATCGACCGCATCCACAGGAGACATTTCCCCATCATGA
- a CDS encoding PLP-dependent aminotransferase family protein, which translates to MTTVWQQARRAARMNPSIIREILKVTEKPGVLSMAGGLPSADTFPVEAIRAACDRVLSQNAEQALQYASSEGFAPLREWVADKVASLGLKAAPDQVLITSGSQQGLDLVGKILCDAGAPVAVETPTYLGALQAFTPFEPLFTSLASDGEGVRPEAFDRLGHDAPGTRFAYLLPNYQNPTGRVMGQARREAVVESARRAGVPIVEDNPYGDLWFDQPPPASLSSLWPEGSVYLGSFSKVLTPGFRLGYIVAPRELYPKLLQAKQAADLHTPGFNQRVVHEVIKNGFLDQHVPSIRALYKANRDAMAEALRQHLPAGCEWESPAGGMFFWIRLPEGLDAMALLERAVEAGVAYVPGAAFYAQQPDPRALRLSFVTLTPGLIAEGVAILGRVLHEALAEAAVEPTP; encoded by the coding sequence ATGACTACCGTCTGGCAGCAGGCGCGCCGCGCCGCGCGCATGAACCCTTCCATCATCCGCGAGATCCTCAAGGTCACCGAAAAGCCGGGCGTGCTGTCCATGGCCGGCGGCCTGCCCTCGGCGGACACCTTCCCGGTCGAGGCCATCCGCGCCGCCTGCGACCGCGTGCTGAGCCAGAACGCCGAGCAGGCCCTGCAGTACGCTTCCAGCGAGGGCTTCGCGCCGCTGCGCGAATGGGTGGCCGACAAGGTGGCCAGCCTGGGCCTGAAGGCCGCGCCCGACCAGGTGCTGATCACCAGCGGTTCCCAGCAGGGCCTGGACCTGGTGGGCAAGATCCTCTGCGATGCCGGCGCCCCGGTGGCGGTGGAAACGCCCACCTATCTGGGCGCGCTGCAGGCCTTCACGCCCTTCGAGCCCCTGTTCACCAGCCTGGCCAGCGATGGCGAGGGCGTGCGCCCCGAGGCCTTCGATCGCCTGGGCCATGACGCGCCCGGCACCCGCTTCGCCTATCTGCTGCCCAACTACCAGAACCCCACCGGCCGCGTGATGGGCCAGGCGCGCCGCGAGGCCGTGGTGGAATCGGCCCGCCGCGCCGGCGTGCCCATCGTCGAGGACAACCCCTATGGCGATCTGTGGTTCGACCAGCCGCCGCCGGCCTCGCTCTCTTCGCTGTGGCCCGAGGGCTCGGTCTATCTGGGCTCCTTTTCCAAGGTGCTGACCCCGGGCTTCCGCCTGGGCTATATCGTGGCGCCGCGCGAGCTCTACCCCAAGCTGCTGCAGGCCAAGCAGGCGGCCGATCTACACACCCCGGGCTTCAACCAGCGTGTGGTGCACGAGGTCATCAAGAACGGCTTCCTGGACCAGCATGTGCCCAGCATCCGTGCCTTGTACAAGGCCAACCGCGATGCCATGGCCGAGGCCCTGCGCCAGCACCTGCCCGCCGGTTGCGAATGGGAAAGCCCGGCCGGCGGCATGTTCTTCTGGATCCGCCTGCCCGAGGGCCTGGACGCCATGGCCCTGCTGGAGCGCGCGGTGGAGGCCGGCGTGGCCTATGTGCCCGGCGCCGCCTTCTACGCCCAGCAGCCCGATCCGCGCGCCCTGCGCCTGTCCTTCGTGACCCTGACCCCGGGCCTGATCGCCGAGGGCGTGGCCATCCTGGGCCGGGTGCTGCACGAGGCCCTGGCCGAGGCCGCCGTCGAGCCCACGCCCTGA
- a CDS encoding GNAT family N-acetyltransferase — protein MAAQRTVASDWDQADLDLIHAELARCYWCEGIPRATVERAMRGSLNFLLREDGALVGYARVISDRATFAYLCDVFVLEACRGRGLGDWLIAQVLAHPELQGLRRFSLFTRDAHALYARHGFTPLAAPDRGMEIVRPGLYLRPGA, from the coding sequence ATGGCCGCGCAGCGCACGGTCGCCTCGGACTGGGACCAGGCCGACCTGGACCTGATCCACGCCGAGCTCGCGCGCTGCTACTGGTGCGAGGGCATCCCGCGCGCCACGGTGGAGCGGGCCATGCGTGGCTCGCTCAACTTCCTGCTGCGCGAGGACGGCGCCCTGGTGGGCTATGCCCGCGTGATCAGTGATCGCGCCACCTTCGCCTACCTCTGCGATGTCTTCGTGCTGGAGGCCTGCCGGGGCCGCGGCCTGGGTGACTGGCTGATCGCCCAGGTGCTGGCCCATCCCGAGCTGCAAGGGCTGCGCCGCTTCTCGCTCTTCACGCGCGATGCCCATGCCCTCTATGCCCGCCACGGCTTCACGCCCCTGGCCGCGCCCGACCGCGGCATGGAGATCGTGCGGCCGGGCCTGTATCTGCGCCCGGGCGCCTGA